In Juglans microcarpa x Juglans regia isolate MS1-56 chromosome 7D, Jm3101_v1.0, whole genome shotgun sequence, the following are encoded in one genomic region:
- the LOC121239560 gene encoding exocyst complex component EXO70H1-like: MRNHFLFKSSPPSKTIPPPSPSRTTFSESLMNENMEIAESLIIKWSTDASSYVKIASLFHDDRTESKQFLHSVRDLQSAMKYFVTQNAASEKLVRAQTLMQMAMKRLEKEFYQILSANRARLDPESVSARSSRSSAARSSVSDLEDDESEDEFRAVGESVSEVERASMIAMADLKAIADCMIASGYGKECVKIYKIIRKSIIDEALYHLGVERLSLSKVLKIDWEVLELKIKKWLNAVKMAVKTLFYGERVLCDSVFSASESIRESCFADISRESAMSLFEFPEIVAKSKKSPEKMFRMLDMYEAISDSWPEIESIFSYESTSVVRSQAVSSLVKLGEAVRTMLTDFETAIQKDPSKSPVPGGGVHPLTRYVMNYISFLADYSGVLADIVTDWPLTLHSPLPESCFDSLESDDSLISTRIAWLILILLCKLDGKTELYKDAALSYLFLANNLQYVVGKVRTSNLKLLLGEDWVTKHESKVKQYASNYERMGWNKVFSSLPENPTAEISLEQARDCLKKFNLAFDEAYRKQSAWIITDPKLRDEIKISVAKKLRSAYQEFYNEYRGKLRFGSGSLVRYTPDDLGNYLSDLFYATGSAGSVSSSSSSSHSRGGQSH; the protein is encoded by the coding sequence ATGAGGAATCATTTCTTGTTCAAATCTTCACCTCCATCTAAAACAATCCCACCTCCTTCACCCTCCCGCACTACTTTCTCTGAATCGCTAATGAATGAAAACATGGAAATAGCAGAGTCCCTTATTATAAAGTGGAGCACGGACGCTTCCTCTTACGTCAAAATCGCCTCCCTTTTCCACGACGACCGTACTGAATCCAAACAGTTCCTACACTCCGTCAGAGACCTGCAGTCCGccatgaaatattttgttaccCAAAACGCGGCTTCCGAAAAGCTTGTCAGGGCCCAGACCTTGATGCAAATGGCTATGAAGAGGTTGGAGAAGGAGTTCTATCAGATTTTGTCCGCCAATCGGGCGCGCCTGGATCCCGAATCGGTTTCGGCCCGCTCCTCTAGATCCTCGGCGGCGAGGTCTAGCGTTTCCGACCTGGAGGATGATGAGTCGGAGGACGAGTTTCGTGCCGTTGGCGAGTCGGTATCTGAGGTGGAGCGAGCTTCGATGATTGCGATGGCGGACTTAAAAGCTATTGCAGACTGTATGATAGCTTCTGGTTATGGGAAAGAGTGCGTGAAAATCTACAAAATAATACGTAAATCTATCATCGATGAGGCTTTGTATCATCTCGGGGTTGAGCGGCTGTCTCTCTCGAAAGTGCTGAAGATCGATTGGGAGGTTTTGGAGCTGAAGATCAAGAAGTGGTTGAACGCTGTGAAAATGGCCGTGAAAACTCTCTTTTATGGAGAGAGGGTTCTGTGTGACAGCGTGTTTTCGGCTTCGGAATCGATCAGAGAATCGTGCTTCGCTGACATTTCCAGAGAGAGCGCGATGAGCTTGTTTGAGTTCCCGGAAATCGTAGCAAAGAGCAAGAAATCCCCCGAGAAAATGTTTCGTATGTTGGACATGTACGAAGCTATCTCTGATTCCTGGCCAGAGATCGAATCTATTTTTTCGTATGAATCGACCTCAGTCGTTCGATCACAGGCAGTTTCTTCTCTGGTCAAGCTCGGTGAGGCGGTGCGCACGATGCTAACGGACTTCGAAACCGCCATCCAAAAGGACCCGTCGAAGAGTCCCGTCCCCGGAGGTGGGGTTCACCCGCTCACACGCTACGTGATGAACTACATCTCCTTCCTAGCCGATTACAGCGGCGTCCTCGCCGACATCGTCACCGACTGGCCTTTAACATTGCATTCACCGTTACCAGAATCCTGCTTCGACAGCCTAGAGTCCGACGATAGTCTGATTTCCACTCGAATTGCGTGGTtgatcctcatcctcctctgtaAACTCGACGGCAAAACTGAGCTCTACAAGGATGCGGCACTCTCGTACCTGTTCTTAGCCAACAACCTCCAATACGTCGTCGGCAAGGTGCGCACGTCGAACCTGAAACTCCTCCTCGGCGAGGATTGGGTGACGAAGCACGAATCAAAGGTGAAACAGTACGCATCCAACTACGAGCGGATGGGCTGGAACAAGGTATTCTCTTCGTTGCCCGAAAATCCGACGGCTGAGATTTCACTGGAGCAAGCGAGGGATTGTTTAAAGAAATTCAATTTGGCGTTTGACGAGGCGTATAGGAAACAGAGTGCATGGATTATTACGGACCCGAAACTCCGGGACGAAATCAAAATATCGGTGGCGAAGAAGCTTAGATCGGCGTACCAGGAGTTTTACAACGAGTATCGGGGCAAGTTGAGGTTCGGATCTGGATCTTTGGTCAGATATACCCCAGATGATTTAGGGAATTACTTGTCGGATCTGTTCTATGCGACCGGAAGTGCAGGGAGTGTTTCGTCATCTTCTTCGTCTTCCCACTCTCGTGGTGGGCAAAGCCATTGA